A genome region from Populus alba chromosome 5, ASM523922v2, whole genome shotgun sequence includes the following:
- the LOC118061712 gene encoding polyamine oxidase 2 codes for MVSGLKSNRPQLRRGLCYSNEGTGQATRSPSVIVIGGGIAGVAAAHALHDASIEVVLLESRDRLGGRVHTDFSFGFPVDLGASWLHGVCKENPLAPLIGRLGLPLYRTSGDNSVLYDHDLESYALYDMDGNQVPQELVTKVGEAFENILKETDKVRLENNEDMSILRAFSIVFERRPDLRLEGLAHKVLQWYLCRMEGWFAADSETISLKGWDQEELLPGGHGLMVRGYLPVINTLAKGLDIRLGHRVTKIARHYNGVKVTVEDGRTFMADAAVVAIPLGVLKSKTITFEPKLPDWKEEAIKDLGVGIENKIVLNFEQVFWPKVEFLGVVAETSYGCSYFLNLHKATGHPVLVYMPAGKLARDIEKMSDEAAANFAFMQLKKILPDASAPIQYLVSRWGSDINSLGSYSYDTVGKPHELYERLRIPVDNIFFAGEATSVSYPGSVHGAFSTGLMAAEDCRMRVLERYGELDLFQPVMGTEEAPVSVPLLISRM; via the exons ATGGTTTCGGGATTGAAGAGTAATCGCCCTCAGTTACGTAGAG GTCTATGTTATTCAAATGAGGGTACGGGGCAAGCAACAAGATCACCGTCAGTTATAGTGATAGGCGGTGGAATTGCCGGAGTGGCGGCAGCACATGCTTTGCATGATGCTTCAATCGAGGTTGTCTTGTTAGAATCAAGAGACAGGCTTGGTGGTCGTGTTCATACTGATTTCTCTTTTGGTTTTCCTGTCGACCTTGGTGCATCatg GTTGCATGGGGTGTGCAAAGAGAATCCTTTGGCACCATTGATTGGGAGGTTAGGACTGCCCTTGTACCGTACTAGTGGTGATAACTCCGTCTTGTATGACCATGATCTTGAAAG CTATGCACTCTATGATATGGATGGGAACCAAGTTCCACAAGAATTGGTCACCAAAGTTGGCGAAGCATTTGAGAACATTTTAAAGGAG ACAGATAAAGTAAGACTTGAAAACAATGAAGACATGTCTATACTCCGTGCTTTCTCAATTGTTTTTGAAAGACGACCAGATTTAAG GTTGGAGGGTCTTGCCCACAAGGTGCTTCAGTGGTATTTATGCAGAATGGAAGGATGGTTTGCTGCTGATTCTGAGACAATATCACTTAAAGGCTGGGATCAG GAAGAACTGCTCCCTGGTGGGCATGGGCTTATGGTCAGGGGCTACCTTCCTGTCATTAACACTCTTGCCAAAGGCCTTGACATCCGCTTGGGCCACAG GGTGACAAAAATAGCGAGGCATTATAATGGAGTAAAGGTAACAGTGGAAGATGGAAGAACATTTATGGCCGATGCTGCTGTTGTTGCCATTCCTCTTGGCGTGCTGAAATCTAAGACCATAACGTTTGAACCAAAACTTCCAGACTGGAAGGAAGAAGCCATCAAGGACCTTGGAGTGGGAATTGAGAATAAGATTGTGTTGAACTTCGAACAGGTGTTCTGGCCAAAAGTAGAGTTCTTGGGTGTGGTTGCAGAGACATCTTATGGATGCAGCTACTTCCTGAATCTTCACAAGGCAACTGGCCACCCTGTCCTTGTTTATATGCCTGCTGGGAAGCTTGCCAGAGACATTGAGAAAATGTCTGATGAAGCTGCTGCTAATTTTGCTTTTATGCAACTCAAGAAGATCCTTCCTGATGCTTCTGCACCG ATTCAGTATCTTGTTTCTCGGTGGGGCTCAGATATCAACTCACTTGGTTCCTATAGCTATGATACAGTAGGCAAACCCCATGAACTGTATGAGAGGCTGAGGATCCCTGTAGATAACATATTCTTTGCAGGTGAGGCAACAAGTGTGAGCTACCCAGGGTCAGTGCATGGTGCATTCTCAACTGGATTGATGGCCGCAGAAGATTGCAGGATGCGTGTTCTGGAGCGTTATGGAGAGTTGGACTTGTTTCAGCCAGTCATGGGTACCGAGGAGGCGCCAGTGTCTGTCCCGCTCTTGATCTCACGAATGTAA